The proteins below are encoded in one region of Rana temporaria chromosome 2, aRanTem1.1, whole genome shotgun sequence:
- the LOC120928150 gene encoding olfactory receptor 51E1-like, with translation MSLFAKNVSATITNFVLVGIIEIESFRYVCAVLALALFSVALFMTSMIVYIIWTEKSLQEPMYILICMLVINGMLGNSSYFPKLAIDLLSGCSTISLAECLCQSFCLQLYAWVEMYTFTVMAYDRYLAVGHPLRYHTLMTNITTQKISLAIYVLNVVKVAVSVLLTSKLTFCGVNINNVFCEIVSLQPLACSDITINTIYGNTWTLLDSISCLLVIVYSYIRTVIICLKLSAESSLKALHTLMTHILAFSIYGVTLLFVNFRNRLNRGSASTKLDVIIPLIGLGIATSVNPLIYGIRTKALREKIVCNLYKMAGKTKFKKRLNW, from the coding sequence ATGAGTTTGTTTGCCAAGAATGTCTCGGCAACTATTACCAACTTTGTTCTGGTGGGGATTATTGAGATTGAATCATTTCGATATGTATGTGCTGTTTTGGCTCTTGCATTATTTTCAGTCGCATTGTTTATGACTTCTATGATTGTCTATATAATATGGACAGAAAAAAGCTTGCAAGAACCTATGTACATCTTAATATGTATGTTGGTTATCAATGGGATGTTGGGGAACTCATCATATTTTCCGAAGCTGGCCATTGACTTGTTGTCTGGATGCTCCACCATCTCCCTCGCAGAATGTCTCTGCCAATCTTTCTGTCTCCAGCTTTATGCATGGGTTGAAATGTATACTTTTACGGTAATGGCATATGACCGATATCTGGCTGTAGGCCACCCTCTGAGATACCACACTCTGATGACCAACATTACAACTCAAAAAATATCACTTGCCATATATGTTTTGAATGTGGTGAAGGTAGCTGTGAGTGTGTTGTTGACATCAAAGCTAACATTTTGTGGGGTAAATATCAACAATGTCTTTTGTGAGATTGTGTCTCTACAACCGCTTGCTTGTAGTGATATAACAATTAACACCATCTATGGAAATACTTGGACCTTGCTTGATTCAATTAGCTGCTTGCTTGTAATAGTGTATAGTTACATAAGAACGGTCATCATCTGTCTGAAACTTTCTGCAGAATCCTCTCTGAAAGCTCTGCATACATTGATGACTCACATATTGGCCTTCTCCATTTATGGGGTCACCCTCTTGTTCGTTAACTTCAGGAACAGGCTAAACAGGGGATCTGCATCAACTAAACTTGATGTTATAATACCTTTGATTGGTCTCGGCATAGCTACTTCTGTAAACCCTCTGATCTACGGGATAAGGACCAAAGCTCTCAGAGAAAAAATTGTATGTAACCTGTATAAAATGGCTggcaaaacaaaatttaaaaaaaggttaaattGGTAA